The sequence ATTCGAtctctctttattttcaaatggAATCTATTTTCTACACAACCTGAACTAGGGAACGATACAGAGTTGTGCTAAATGCTGTTAAAGTGATCTACGCCATGAAAAATCTGTTTCAACTGTGTGGTTAAGCTGTGATGAGTGATCTATAAAACTCGGTAGATACTACCCGACGTCATTCCAATAAAAGaggtaaaattatatatttattttatggaaGAATGAtgacaattgaaaaaaaattcagatcGATGATATATATGTTCGAAACCTTGCATAGCCCTATGCTTTATGCTTGATAGCGGTAACAACGTCATATACTAAGAtctgaaaattataataaataagagaaaatggtaattaaaaaagatatttaagtCTTTTAATAACATTAGAGAGTAAAAACTAAAGAAGAAGGGGAGGTGGGGAgtgcaaaataaattaattgtttgGAATTTATCTCCAATTTTTCCttgatttaaattgtttaacAAAATATGCAATTCAATGGATTAAACTTTATTTCTTAATTGAAAGAAGTCAAAAGTGTGGACCAGAGACTAGGGAGACCTGTAAGAAAGTCACCGGCCTCAGGTTCAGGAGTCAGCAGGCAAGCATCTACGCTTCTTGAGGTAACCACTAATCTTTAATGGCTGGTTGCGCATTGAAACATTTCAAAATTTCGTAGTTAATATCTCTCTGGACGTTAGCCAACCCTCGTAGCTGTGATCCTGTTACGGACGCCAACTGAAAATATATTGAGTCcaaaatgtttgataaaattccTGAATGAAACTGTTGATATAAATTCTTGGAAGTTTGAAGATTTGAATTAATCATGTTTTTGCCATTTTGATAGAGGAGATAACATAAGTCCAAGTGCACAAGTATAAAGGATACAAAGGATAATTTACCCAAGTGCATGAGTATTAGGAATCCAGCAGATTATTCCAAGACCTAAGGAATATTTTATCCCGCACTAACGCTGCCATTTTTGGTTGCAATAGAATGATTATAGTTGTAACAGATTGATCCTTTCTTTCTTCTGAAGAATATACAGTTGTATGTATAGATTAACATTGATCCTTTTGTATTAGAGGAAGATGATACATCATCAATTAAATACATTTTCATCGCTTGttcttttctttaattcatttctattaaattaaaaatgggTTTTACCTCCAtggtaaaagaaaaaagagaagaaaagaaaagtcaCGACTTTGTGATTTTATCAAGTCGAGATGCACTGGACCGGTGATATGGATTTTCCcaggaaataaattttttgcgTGTCTTTGTTTGACCTGGTTAAACTCTGGAAACCGTGTTACTGTAATGATTGTTATATTGGATATTAAGCGTTAAAGCCACCTACGATGTAAACCAGTAACCGAGAAGGAAGTATGTTATGCCCTGAGCCCCGGGTTGCTGGGCGGTCCAAGCAAGACCATACACAATTGGCTCTACTatgaaatatttaacaaaagTTACACGATACTCCTTTGCATACCGCTGTAATCCACACATGGGTTTGACATTCTAATACGTGACAGAATATTACAATCATCATATGTTGGACACGTTTCTGAACTTTTCTTAGTAGATATTCAGCcagatcttatgtatgtggtcgGTTCTGATTCCATTTTGTTAGGGTGGGGACTGTGCAAGCGAGACTTCTTATACCAGGCTATGCAAGCAATTAAATTGTCTTTCTTACTTGTGTTACAAAAATGACTAACTAAAGTTGCTAGAAGAATCTATTGAGtacacttataaactcattCATGATGCTACAATACTTCAAAGTTGGATTGGATACTACAAAGTACATTGATTTAGATCGAGGTAGTCTGATTGAATTAGACCTATGTAACCTACAAACTGCTATTCCATAGAGTGTATTAGAAACCCATGATTGTTAGAGTAAATTCTACTTGACGAATATCCACTATATTGGGTGAGAGTGCCAATAAAGAGTGAACTTTCAGATTGATTTCAGGTCCAGAGATGTCTTTGACATTTAATCATTTGTGGTCTTTTTTTCTGGCCAACGTGACCTTAAATACTTCACACTACAAACTTTTAAGGACACAGATCGGACCTTCAAACTTCTAGCCAGACTACGCACATAACAACTACAtgataaattttctttttgacCTGAAACCCAAAGTTGGCTCAGTTTATCATTAGATGCGCTGAAAGTGCCTGTTTTTACTTTACTCTGACTACAAAGTCGAGTATATTATATTATCTTGATGACCCCGCTTTAAATATTCTGCGCAGTTTGCATGATCCTCTTGGGTTTAACTTACAGTCACCCGATAATTGAAAGGGATATTTAGTAATGGCGAGAGGTTTGATATGGGCAACTGCAGAGGATTTGTCACGAAACCGAGGTAGGGTGCTGATGTTGTATCACCAAATATTGAGGAGCATCAATTCACCTGATTTGCCACTCAACTTAGCAGCAAGGCTAGCGAAAAAAGCCGAGGCTCGAGCCATTTTTCTACTACATTCTGAAGAACGATCCCTTCACAACATTGAAGATCTTATCAGATGTGCAGAGTACGCACTTAGTATCTTAAAAAAAGGTGAAGTCCccaaaattatacaataaaTACGTATATTACATTTCCACCTCTTTATTTTGTATCGTGTTGGATAATCTTCTGCCTTAACTTTGTGAATAAGGATGTTTAATTAGGAGAATTCTTGTGCAGTCtatattattgagttttatttaTCTGTTGAGTGGCAATAGATTATATGTTGCGATCATCAAGACCGGATTTGTATAATTTTCTGCTTTCAGTCTCCATTTTCccatttcttgaagaaattatTCACCATGGGTCTTGCATGGCTGATTCAAAGATTTTGCATCGACTCTGTTATTTGGAATGATATACTCTACCACTATATTCAAATCTTCAACTAGATTTCAAAGTTTtattgaatgatattttttatatcagaGTGAGAGGTCATCTCTTTATTTACTATATTTTGAGGGTCTGTCCAAACGTTAATCTTTTTTAACTCCACTGACGCAATGAGCCAAGGATTTTgaggttttttttataattaatttaaaattaaaaaatatttcaaaaatgatttaaaaaaaaaattattttgcaaaACTATTTTAATCCGCGCTTACAAAGAGCGGACGCTCGTCCACGTGACGAGcactatatattattattattattattattattattattattattattattattattattatNNNNNNNNNNNNNNNNNNNNNNNNNNNNNNNNNNNNNNNNNNNNNNNNNNNNNNNNNNNNNNNNNNNNNNNNNNNNNNNNNNNNNNNNNNNNNNNNNNNNNNNNNNNNNNNNNNNNNNNNNNNNNNNNNNNNNNNNNNNNNNNNNNNNNNNNNNNNNNNNNNNNNNNNNNNNNNNNNNNNNNNNNNNNNtggaaaaaaatatataaatatttataatatatgttaattattaaatattttgtattatttggtTGGTTGGTTGAAAAATTAGAGATATGAGAGGATTGAAATGAGAAAATAAGAGATATGAGAGGATTGAAGGGAGAAAATTAAGGAGAATAAAAATAGTAGTCTTTCATCAATACACCAATAAGTGTTTCTCGAAcatcttcgagttctatcatctcccttattctatccaatagaaatcccttttccaaaaagattgcattcctagaaacaaacacttttgtttcttggggatgatagaaataatatccaaatgAATTCCTGGGATATttcacaaagtaacataaaatggatcgagtatccaatttatctcccgctg comes from Primulina huaijiensis isolate GDHJ02 chromosome 17, ASM1229523v2, whole genome shotgun sequence and encodes:
- the LOC140963190 gene encoding uncharacterized protein codes for the protein MARGLIWATAEDLSRNRGRVLMLYHQILRSINSPDLPLNLAARLAKKAEARAIFLLHSEERSLHNIEDLIRCAEYALSILKKGEVPKIIQ